The Thermofilaceae archaeon DNA window TTTCTCCTGGTGCGGCGTTTCTCGCGCGTGTGTGGTTTCGCGGAAAGGGTGTCTTGTTCCCCGACTCTTACGGGGATTACCGCTACTTTCCACGGAAAAACCGTCAGCATCGGCCCCAGCTACGAGAAAGGGGGACGGATTCCCAGGGGAAAGCGGGGATATTGACTAGCATGCCCCTGATGTTGGGGCTCTCTTGCGGACTCCGGGTGGGGTTCGCGTAATTTCGCGCTCTTGGCCGTCTACGCGGAGCGGGTGGAGCGCTGCTAGAGGAGGAGTGGTTCAGCTTCCTTGAGAGTTCCTTTGACCGCGTTGACTTCCAGCCCGGAGATTTCTAGCGCTGTCAGGCCGACTACGACAGTATCGTCGGCCTCGCTGAATACTACGGGGGCTACTTTCCTCTTGCCGGCGGGGAGTAGTCCGGACTCGCCAACGCCTCCCTCCACGTACCCCCCGAGAGCCTTGAACCTCTTCCTCCCGAGCGGCTTGATGCCGAGCTCCTCTAGGATCGATCTGTACACTACGGTGTGGATCGCTCCCGTATCCACTACGCCATCTACTTCCAACTCTCTCCGGTTTGTAGGGGTTGAAGACTCCAGCCTGAACCTTGACGAAGCCCGCATTGACGTTTGCGGCTACCGGCCATGGATTCCTTATATACACTAAGGTGTTCGGGTGCGCATGGGACAGGAGAGGGTTAGGATTTTAGTGATCTACGATAGTTGGACGGGGAATGTTGAGAAGATGGCGCACGCGGTTGCCGAGGGGGCTCAGGAGGCTGGTGCTGAAGTGAAGGTCGTTAAAGTGGACGACGTTAACGTGGACGAGGTGCCGGAGTACGACGGCTACGCGTTCGGGACGCCGACGCACTGCGGCACGATGAGCTACAAGATGAACTACTTCTTCAACAAGCAGCTAATCAAGTACTGGGGCAGGCTCCGGTACAAGGTCGCCGTTGCGTTCACCTCGTCCGGAGGCCTGGGGGGCGGCAATGAAATGGCTCTCCTGTCGCTCATATCGACCATCCTCAACTTCGGGATGCTGACGTTCGGAGTCCCCGACTACGTCGCACCCGGAGTCACGCTGCACTACGGCGCAGTCGCGATCGGCTCGCCCGACGAGAACTCGCTCAAAGCCTGCAGGCTGCTGGGCGGAAAGCTGGTTGAGCACGCGCGCGTGGTCAAGGCGGGTCTCAAGGCCCTCGGCTCCGCCTAGCCCTCAGGAACAGAACGCTCAGCAGGGCGGCGCTGACTAAACCGATTACAGCGCTGTAGGTGAAGGCGAGCGCTCTCCCGTACTCGTCCCAGAGGTACCCGACGAGCGTCATGCCGAGCAGCGTGGCGGGCCCGTAGACCAGGTAGAAGAGCCCGTAGGCCGTCCCCCTAAGCTCGCTCGGCGCGAAGTGGGGGATGACGGCCCTGTACAGGGTCTCGTGCATGCCGAAGAAGAGGCCGTAGAGGAGTACGAGCAGGAGGACGGCGGGTAGGCCTGAGGCGTAAGCCATGGCGATCGAAGAGGCGGAGAAGAGGAGGAGGGAGAGGGCGAGCAGCGGCTCCCTACCGACCCTGTCGGAGAGGATGCCGATCGGGTAGCCCACCATCGAGTGGAAGAGGTTGAGGCCCAGGTAGACGAGGGGGACGAGCTCCCCTGCAACTCCGAGCTCCGACGATCGGACGAGGACGAAGGAGAAGTCGTAGAACCCGAGCCCGAAGAGGCCGAAGGCGAGCAGTAGGAGGGGGAAGTCGCCCCTCAGTAGGGAGCGCGCCCCCCGAAGCAGGTTCCCCTCCCTCGGCTGGGTTCTCACGTCGGTGACGAAGAGCAGGAGGATCAGGAGGGCCACCGCTGCGGGGATGAAGGAGAGGAGGAAGAGGTGGCGCGGGCCTACCAGGGGTAGCAGCAGGGTAGCTAGTAGGGGCCCGACGATCGCCCCGGTCTGGTCGAGCGTCCGGTGAAGCCCGAAAGCCCTACCCATGGCGCTCTCCTTCACGGACTGGCTGATGAGCGCGTCCCTAGGTGCGGTGCGCAGCCCCTTCCCAGCCCTATCGGAGGCCCTCACGACCAAGGCGTCGGTGGGGGTGCGGGCGAACGCGAACATCGGCTTTGAGACCGCCGATAGCGCGTACCCGGCGAGCACCAATGGCTTACGCCTCCCCAGCCGATCTGAGAAGAAGCCGCTGACTATGCGGAGCAGGTAGTTTGCCAGCTCCCCAACCCCCTCGATTAGGCCGAGGAAAGCCCTTGAAGCCCCGAGCTCTTGGACCGCGAAGATGGGGAGGTAGCCCATCACCATCTCAGTCGAAATGTCGGT harbors:
- a CDS encoding flavodoxin domain-containing protein, with the translated sequence MGQERVRILVIYDSWTGNVEKMAHAVAEGAQEAGAEVKVVKVDDVNVDEVPEYDGYAFGTPTHCGTMSYKMNYFFNKQLIKYWGRLRYKVAVAFTSSGGLGGGNEMALLSLISTILNFGMLTFGVPDYVAPGVTLHYGAVAIGSPDENSLKACRLLGGKLVEHARVVKAGLKALGSA
- a CDS encoding MFS transporter, with the translated sequence MSKSDSSGGMRNVYSLGFVSLFTDISTEMVMGYLPIFAVQELGASRAFLGLIEGVGELANYLLRIVSGFFSDRLGRRKPLVLAGYALSAVSKPMFAFARTPTDALVVRASDRAGKGLRTAPRDALISQSVKESAMGRAFGLHRTLDQTGAIVGPLLATLLLPLVGPRHLFLLSFIPAAVALLILLLFVTDVRTQPREGNLLRGARSLLRGDFPLLLLAFGLFGLGFYDFSFVLVRSSELGVAGELVPLVYLGLNLFHSMVGYPIGILSDRVGREPLLALSLLLFSASSIAMAYASGLPAVLLLVLLYGLFFGMHETLYRAVIPHFAPSELRGTAYGLFYLVYGPATLLGMTLVGYLWDEYGRALAFTYSAVIGLVSAALLSVLFLRARRSRGP